The Nitrospira sp. genome contains a region encoding:
- a CDS encoding efflux RND transporter periplasmic adaptor subunit gives MDSPGLNRNATFFLAYAMRCLVAVAIVAASIGCENKPAADISTVNPDSPPTRPGFVRLTPEELSRMQLELTPVVQGQILSHREFPATVQANQNELAEVTTLIRGRVVKVHVDVGQDVKNGALLAMLHSVDLGVAEGDYLKAGARLHEAELAHLRAKDLYDNKAVSLAELQRREAAMKTARAELREGKNRLELLGVPPEEIDRLDRELTIKADMPLRAPFDGRVITRNITRGEVVETEQKLFTVANLTDVWVIGNVPEKDVRFIRKDQKVNVVVAAYPHAIFSGTITYVGDVLDPATRTMSLRVTVPNTDRLLKPEMFAIVSVYVASGPDALSVPLAAIQDGPAGKMVFVQRGAGAFEARTVKLGNEESDVVSVLEGVKAGEQVVTKGSFALKSEMERHKIEPSL, from the coding sequence GTGGATAGTCCCGGGCTGAATCGGAACGCGACCTTCTTTCTGGCCTATGCCATGCGTTGTCTAGTGGCCGTTGCAATCGTGGCAGCAAGCATCGGCTGCGAGAACAAACCGGCGGCGGATATCTCAACAGTCAATCCGGACTCGCCTCCCACACGGCCGGGATTCGTGCGGCTGACGCCGGAAGAGTTATCTCGGATGCAGCTGGAACTTACGCCGGTGGTGCAGGGGCAGATTCTTTCCCATCGTGAGTTTCCCGCAACCGTTCAAGCCAACCAAAACGAATTGGCCGAGGTCACCACGCTGATCCGTGGCAGGGTTGTGAAGGTCCATGTCGATGTCGGACAGGATGTGAAGAACGGCGCACTGTTGGCAATGCTCCACAGTGTGGACCTTGGCGTCGCGGAAGGAGACTACCTCAAAGCCGGGGCACGGTTGCATGAGGCGGAGCTGGCGCATCTCCGCGCCAAGGACCTGTACGACAACAAGGCTGTCAGCTTGGCGGAACTGCAACGACGCGAAGCTGCCATGAAGACGGCACGAGCCGAACTGCGAGAGGGAAAGAACCGCCTCGAGCTGCTTGGTGTGCCACCGGAGGAGATCGACAGACTTGATCGGGAATTGACGATCAAAGCCGACATGCCCTTGCGCGCCCCGTTCGATGGGCGGGTCATCACACGCAACATCACGCGGGGGGAAGTGGTCGAGACGGAACAAAAGCTGTTCACCGTGGCCAATCTCACGGATGTGTGGGTGATCGGGAACGTGCCGGAGAAGGATGTCCGGTTCATCCGCAAGGACCAGAAGGTGAATGTGGTCGTGGCAGCCTATCCCCATGCAATCTTCAGCGGAACGATCACCTATGTCGGAGATGTGCTTGATCCCGCAACTCGCACGATGAGTCTCCGGGTCACGGTTCCTAACACCGATCGTCTGTTGAAACCGGAAATGTTCGCCATCGTCAGCGTGTATGTAGCATCCGGTCCGGACGCACTGAGCGTACCATTGGCGGCGATCCAAGACGGACCTGCCGGCAAGATGGTGTTTGTTCAGCGGGGGGCCGGCGCGTTCGAGGCGCGGACAGTCAAGTTGGGGAACGAAGAGAGCGACGTGGTCAGCGTACTGGAAGGGGTGAAGGCAGGCGAGCAGGTCGTCACAAAGGGCTCCTTCGCTCTCAAGTCGGAAATGGAACGGCATAAGATCGAGCCTTCACTATGA